A single genomic interval of Microbacterium sp. LWO14-1.2 harbors:
- the orn gene encoding oligoribonuclease, protein MVTASENDRLVWIDCEMTGLDLAVDELVEIAVVVTDFELRPVDPGFQVVIRPSDEALAHMNDFVTKMHETSGLSEEIPHGITLAEAEAQTLAYIKRFAPVEKKAPLAGNTIGTDRMFLAKYMPQVDQWLHYRNVDVSSIKELSRRWYPRVFFQAPSKDGGHRALADILESIRELRYYREAVFVDEPGPSSDDARDIASRTVSEFTPNM, encoded by the coding sequence ATGGTAACTGCGTCTGAGAACGACCGGCTCGTCTGGATCGACTGCGAGATGACGGGCCTCGATCTCGCTGTAGACGAACTGGTGGAGATCGCGGTGGTGGTCACCGACTTCGAGCTCCGACCGGTCGATCCCGGGTTCCAGGTCGTGATCCGCCCGAGTGATGAAGCGCTCGCGCACATGAACGATTTCGTCACGAAGATGCACGAGACCTCCGGCTTGAGCGAAGAGATCCCGCACGGCATCACGCTGGCGGAGGCCGAGGCTCAGACCCTCGCATACATCAAGCGATTCGCTCCCGTCGAGAAGAAGGCTCCACTCGCGGGCAACACGATCGGCACCGACCGCATGTTCCTCGCGAAGTACATGCCGCAGGTCGACCAGTGGCTGCACTACCGGAACGTCGACGTGTCGAGCATCAAAGAACTCTCCCGGCGTTGGTACCCGCGGGTGTTCTTCCAGGCGCCCTCGAAAGACGGTGGTCACCGCGCACTCGCCGACATCCTGGAGTCGATCCGCGAACTCCGCTACTACCGGGAAGCGGTCTTCGTCGACGAACCAGGACCGTCGAGCGACGATGCGCGCGACATCGCGAGCCGTACCGTGTCGGAGTTCACTCCAAACATGTAA
- a CDS encoding heavy metal translocating P-type ATPase codes for MMHDHTPEHVRADRPDAGPHDHDHVRAEHHDHADHAGRHDHAGHTERFRRLFWLMLVIAVPVVATSPMFAMILGYDVPSWARWVSPVLGSVMYVWGGAPFLTGAVAELRSRRPGMMLLIGLAITVAFAASWGASLGVLHHELEFWWELALLIVIMLLGHWIEMRSLAQTTSALDSLAALLPDEAERVDGATTVVVSPSDLRVGDVVVVRPGGRVPADGRVTQGSASVDESMITGESKTVDRGVGDAVVAGTVATDSGIRVEVTAVGADTTLAGIQKLVSDAQSSSSRAQRIADRAAAWLFWFALGAAAITAAAWSIVGLPDEAVVRTITVLVIACPHALGLAIPLVVSIATERAARAGVLVKDRLALETMHTIDTVLFDKTGTLTAGRPEVTAVSTATGFVEDEVLAAAAAAEIDSEHPLATAIVAAAEARGLSVPSASDFHSSPAVGVSAAVEGQHVAVGGPRLLAGEGLSELPAAQAWRSEGAIILHVVIDHRVAGALRLADAVRPESTVAVAALQERGIDVVMVTGDAEAVAQHVAADLGIRRVFAGVRPEDKASTVRELQSEGRRVAMVGDGVNDAPALAQADVGLAIGAGTDVAIASAGVILASDDPRTVVSVIELSRAGYRKMTQNLWWAAGYNLLSVPLAAGILAPVGFVLPMSVGAILMSLSTIVVALNAQLLRRLDLRPGSVVPRRSESSHRQP; via the coding sequence ATGATGCACGATCACACCCCGGAACACGTCCGCGCGGATCGCCCCGACGCTGGTCCTCACGACCACGACCACGTCCGCGCCGAGCACCACGACCACGCGGACCACGCCGGACGCCACGACCACGCCGGACATACAGAGCGCTTCCGCCGTCTTTTCTGGCTGATGCTCGTGATCGCGGTCCCCGTCGTCGCGACCTCGCCGATGTTCGCGATGATCCTCGGCTACGACGTCCCGTCCTGGGCTCGCTGGGTATCCCCCGTGCTGGGATCCGTGATGTACGTCTGGGGCGGCGCTCCCTTCCTCACCGGCGCCGTCGCAGAACTGCGCTCGCGGCGACCGGGCATGATGCTCCTGATCGGCCTCGCGATCACCGTCGCGTTCGCCGCCTCGTGGGGCGCCAGCCTCGGTGTCCTCCACCACGAGCTCGAGTTCTGGTGGGAGCTCGCCCTCCTGATCGTCATCATGCTGCTCGGGCACTGGATCGAGATGCGTTCCCTCGCGCAGACCACGTCGGCCCTCGACTCGCTCGCGGCGTTGCTGCCCGACGAGGCCGAGCGCGTCGACGGTGCGACCACCGTCGTCGTGTCGCCGAGCGACCTGCGGGTGGGCGACGTCGTCGTCGTCCGCCCCGGCGGACGCGTACCGGCTGACGGCCGTGTCACCCAGGGCTCTGCGAGCGTCGACGAATCGATGATCACCGGGGAGTCGAAGACGGTCGATCGCGGTGTGGGCGACGCCGTCGTGGCGGGTACCGTCGCCACAGACTCCGGCATCCGGGTCGAGGTGACCGCCGTCGGCGCCGACACGACACTGGCCGGGATCCAGAAGCTGGTGTCCGACGCCCAGTCGTCATCGTCGAGAGCTCAGCGCATCGCAGACAGAGCAGCCGCCTGGCTGTTCTGGTTCGCGCTGGGCGCCGCCGCCATCACCGCCGCGGCCTGGTCGATCGTGGGTCTTCCCGACGAGGCCGTGGTGCGCACGATCACCGTCCTCGTGATCGCCTGCCCGCACGCTCTGGGACTCGCGATCCCGCTCGTGGTCTCGATCGCGACCGAGCGTGCGGCCAGGGCCGGGGTCCTCGTGAAGGACCGGCTCGCTCTCGAGACGATGCACACCATCGACACCGTGCTGTTCGACAAGACCGGCACGCTCACCGCAGGAAGGCCCGAGGTCACCGCTGTCAGCACGGCGACCGGCTTCGTCGAAGACGAGGTGCTCGCCGCTGCCGCCGCCGCGGAGATCGACTCCGAGCACCCGCTGGCCACGGCCATCGTCGCCGCCGCGGAGGCGCGTGGACTCTCCGTCCCGTCCGCGTCCGACTTCCACTCATCCCCCGCCGTCGGCGTGAGCGCCGCCGTCGAGGGCCAGCACGTAGCCGTGGGCGGACCGCGTCTGCTCGCTGGTGAAGGACTGTCCGAGCTCCCGGCCGCGCAGGCATGGCGCTCCGAGGGCGCGATCATCCTGCATGTCGTGATCGACCACCGGGTGGCCGGTGCGCTGCGGCTCGCCGACGCCGTCCGCCCGGAGTCGACCGTCGCCGTCGCAGCGCTCCAGGAGCGCGGCATCGACGTCGTGATGGTCACGGGCGACGCCGAGGCTGTTGCGCAGCACGTGGCCGCCGATCTCGGCATCCGCCGGGTGTTCGCGGGCGTGCGTCCTGAGGACAAGGCCTCCACCGTCCGTGAACTGCAGTCGGAAGGCCGTCGCGTCGCCATGGTCGGGGATGGCGTCAACGACGCGCCGGCGCTTGCGCAGGCCGACGTCGGTCTCGCGATCGGCGCGGGCACAGACGTGGCGATCGCCTCGGCGGGAGTGATCCTGGCGTCAGACGACCCGCGCACCGTGGTCTCCGTGATCGAGCTGTCGCGGGCGGGGTACCGGAAGATGACGCAGAACCTCTGGTGGGCCGCGGGCTACAACCTCCTGTCCGTGCCGCTGGCCGCCGGCATCCTCGCGCCGGTCGGGTTCGTTCTCCCGATGTCCGTCGGGGCGATCCTCATGTCACTGTCGACCATCGTCGTCGCACTCAACGCCCAGCTGCTTCGCCGGCTCGACCTGAGGCCGGGTTCGGTCGTGCCGCGCAGGTCTGAGAGTTCCCACCGGCAGCCCTAG
- a CDS encoding LysE family transporter, translating into MSPAVWFSLLLACVVISFTPGAGAINTMSNALNQGWMRSIWGIVGQQLALIVHVVIVAAGVGLLVSRSEVLFTVIRYAGAAYLVYLGVRLIVTRPSTAADIDAQGAPSREGHWSMIRRGFWVNLLNPKAIVFFLAFIPQFIRLDEPQLPQYLVLITTVIVVDILVMWGFFAAAARPFRRFTRSARGQRTLNTVFGVLFIGVAALLAFLH; encoded by the coding sequence GTGTCGCCGGCAGTCTGGTTCTCGCTCCTCCTCGCCTGCGTCGTGATCAGCTTCACGCCGGGAGCGGGCGCCATCAACACGATGTCGAACGCCTTGAACCAGGGGTGGATGCGTTCGATCTGGGGCATCGTCGGCCAGCAGCTCGCTCTCATCGTCCACGTCGTGATCGTGGCCGCCGGGGTGGGCCTCCTCGTGTCCCGATCCGAGGTGCTGTTCACGGTGATCCGTTACGCCGGGGCGGCCTACCTGGTCTATCTGGGCGTTCGGCTGATCGTGACGCGTCCCTCGACCGCTGCAGACATCGATGCGCAGGGCGCGCCTTCCCGCGAGGGTCACTGGTCGATGATCCGCCGAGGATTCTGGGTGAATCTCCTCAACCCCAAGGCGATCGTCTTCTTCCTGGCGTTCATCCCGCAGTTCATCCGCCTCGACGAGCCGCAGCTGCCGCAGTACCTCGTTCTCATCACGACGGTGATCGTCGTCGACATCCTCGTCATGTGGGGCTTCTTCGCCGCCGCCGCTCGCCCGTTCCGTCGTTTCACCCGCTCGGCACGCGGACAGCGCACACTCAACACGGTGTTCGGAGTGCTCTTCATCGGAGTCGCCGCCCTGCTCGCGTTCCTGCACTGA
- a CDS encoding metallopeptidase family protein: MDMTADAFEELVVDELDRLPDDMVEGLDNVVFVVEDRPEDGSLDLLGLYDGLALTERTQYGMGELPDRIVVYREPHLAACDDEDELRDEVHTTLVHEIAHFYGIDDEQLHELGWA, encoded by the coding sequence ATGGACATGACTGCCGACGCCTTCGAGGAACTCGTCGTCGACGAACTCGACCGCCTTCCCGATGACATGGTCGAGGGACTCGACAACGTCGTCTTCGTCGTGGAGGACCGCCCGGAGGACGGGAGCCTGGATCTCCTCGGACTGTACGACGGCCTCGCGCTCACTGAGCGCACGCAGTACGGCATGGGCGAGCTGCCCGACCGCATCGTCGTCTACCGGGAGCCGCATCTCGCCGCGTGCGACGACGAAGACGAGCTGCGCGACGAGGTCCACACCACCCTCGTGCACGAGATCGCGCACTTCTACGGCATCGACGACGAGCAGCTGCACGAACTGGGGTGGGCATGA
- the clpS gene encoding ATP-dependent Clp protease adapter ClpS — translation MSPLATPEIDEQVELSAAPLEPWEVVVWNDPVNLMSYVVRVFRTYFGYSTERATQLMLAVHHEGHAIVATGPRETMEVHAQAMHDYGLWATVRKVAS, via the coding sequence ATGAGTCCGCTCGCCACCCCCGAGATCGACGAGCAGGTCGAGTTGAGCGCAGCCCCCTTGGAGCCATGGGAGGTCGTGGTGTGGAACGACCCCGTGAACCTCATGAGCTACGTGGTGCGGGTGTTCCGCACGTACTTCGGGTACTCGACCGAACGGGCCACTCAGCTGATGCTCGCCGTGCACCACGAGGGGCACGCGATCGTCGCGACAGGACCGCGCGAGACCATGGAGGTGCATGCGCAGGCCATGCACGACTACGGACTCTGGGCCACGGTGCGGAAGGTCGCCTCGTGA
- a CDS encoding DUF2017 family protein translates to MAVIEGHQLVQLLDDLIDLLGVDRDPSDTAIERLTPSAYPDDDEAARAFRSATADDLIDRRRTDAVTVRTTIASSLPGAKAAPEEDAFAQIDVMATSSDLDAWMRTLTALRLVIAERLGIESDDEHDPDDPRYGVYDWLGYRLELVVQAADRLG, encoded by the coding sequence ATGGCTGTGATCGAGGGGCACCAGCTCGTCCAGCTGCTGGACGATCTCATCGACCTCCTCGGCGTCGATCGCGATCCCTCCGACACCGCGATCGAGAGGTTGACGCCGAGCGCCTATCCCGACGACGACGAGGCCGCTCGCGCATTCCGGTCGGCGACCGCCGACGACCTCATCGACCGCCGTCGTACCGACGCGGTCACCGTGCGCACGACGATCGCCTCGTCGCTCCCGGGCGCGAAGGCCGCCCCGGAGGAAGACGCGTTCGCGCAGATCGACGTGATGGCGACCTCCTCCGATCTGGACGCCTGGATGCGGACGCTCACCGCACTCCGGTTGGTCATCGCCGAACGCCTCGGGATCGAGTCCGACGACGAGCACGACCCCGACGACCCGCGATACGGGGTCTACGACTGGCTCGGCTATCGGCTCGAGCTCGTGGTGCAGGCAGCGGACCGTCTGGGCTGA
- a CDS encoding DNA polymerase IV → MGHGDGRGRLVSTADADDTGTGILHVDMDAFYAAVEVLDDPSLRGLPLIIGSPDGRSVVSSASYEARRYGVRSAMPVSQALRLCPSARIVPPHFHRYQAVSRQVMSVFESITPLVEPLSVDEAFLDVRGVRRLWGSPVQVAELVRRRVFEEVGITCSVGVASTKHVAKMASTIAKPDGMLVVAAADTQSFLDPRPVRALWGVGPKAAEALEGRGIRTIRDIRESSREMLDRAVGPALGTRLSQLSRGEDARAVETERIEKSIGHEETFDADITDREFLKAELLRLADRVAARLRKAEWETGTVSIKVRFDDFRTLTRSQTLAEPTAVGQRIGEAAQALFAQIDRRDPVRLVGVRAEKLRPAGAGGFGLWDEDEDWRRVEGAMDDAVARFGSATITRARHLGRGDGRGAAQHPKAHGVD, encoded by the coding sequence ATGGGTCACGGTGACGGCAGAGGGCGCCTCGTGTCGACGGCGGACGCCGACGACACGGGAACCGGCATCCTGCACGTCGACATGGATGCGTTCTACGCAGCGGTCGAGGTTCTGGATGACCCGAGCCTCCGTGGTCTCCCGCTGATCATCGGTTCGCCCGACGGACGCTCGGTCGTGTCCAGCGCGTCCTATGAGGCCCGACGCTACGGCGTGCGCTCGGCGATGCCGGTGTCGCAGGCGCTGCGCCTCTGCCCGTCCGCCCGCATCGTACCGCCGCACTTCCACCGTTACCAGGCCGTCTCTCGTCAGGTCATGTCGGTCTTCGAGTCGATCACGCCGCTCGTGGAACCCCTCTCCGTCGACGAGGCCTTCCTCGACGTGCGAGGCGTTCGCCGTCTGTGGGGGAGCCCCGTCCAGGTGGCGGAACTGGTGCGCAGGCGCGTCTTCGAGGAGGTCGGCATCACCTGCAGCGTGGGCGTCGCCTCGACCAAGCACGTCGCGAAGATGGCGTCGACGATCGCGAAGCCCGACGGGATGCTCGTCGTCGCCGCGGCCGATACGCAGTCGTTCCTCGATCCACGGCCTGTGCGCGCACTGTGGGGCGTCGGCCCGAAGGCCGCCGAAGCGCTGGAGGGACGCGGCATCCGCACGATCCGCGACATCCGCGAGTCGTCGCGTGAAATGCTGGACCGCGCCGTCGGACCCGCTCTCGGCACGCGCCTGTCGCAACTCTCCCGCGGAGAGGACGCCAGGGCGGTCGAGACGGAGCGCATCGAGAAGAGCATCGGCCACGAGGAGACGTTCGACGCCGACATCACCGACCGCGAGTTCTTGAAGGCGGAGCTGCTGCGCCTGGCGGACCGGGTCGCAGCGCGGCTTCGCAAGGCCGAGTGGGAGACCGGCACGGTGTCGATCAAGGTCCGCTTCGACGACTTCCGCACCCTCACCCGATCGCAGACGCTCGCCGAGCCCACGGCCGTCGGGCAGCGCATCGGAGAGGCGGCGCAGGCGCTGTTCGCGCAGATCGACCGACGCGACCCGGTGCGGCTCGTCGGCGTGCGGGCCGAGAAGCTCCGCCCGGCGGGCGCAGGCGGTTTCGGGCTCTGGGACGAGGACGAGGACTGGCGGCGCGTCGAAGGTGCCATGGACGACGCCGTCGCGCGATTCGGCTCCGCGACCATCACGCGCGCCAGGCACCTCGGGCGCGGAGACGGGCGCGGCGCGGCGCAGCATCCGAAAGCCCACGGCGTCGATTGA
- the gatB gene encoding Asp-tRNA(Asn)/Glu-tRNA(Gln) amidotransferase subunit GatB, which translates to MATAKLMDFDKALELFEPVLGFEVHVELNTNTKMFSDAPNPANELYHAAEPNTLIAPVDLGLPGSLPVVNETAIRSSISLGLALGCSIAASSRFARKNYFYPDLGKNYQISQYDEPIAFEGSVEVELEDGTIIQVPIERAHMEEDAGKLTHMGGSTGRIQGAEYSLVDYNRAGVPLVEIVTKTIFDTEHRAPEVAKAYVAAIRDIVRGLGISEARLERGNLRCDANVSLRPRGAEKLGTRTETKNVNSMRSVERAVRYEIQRQAQILADGGTITQETRHWHEDTGTTSPGRPKSDADDYRYFPEPDLLPVEPAPELIEELRAALPEQPVARRRRLMAEWGFTDLEFQDVRNGGLVEVVEATVAAGATPATARKWWTGEITRLANAQEKDATELVSPENVAALQKLVDAGTLTDKLARQVLEGVIAGEGTPQEIVDARGLAVVSDDGALIAAIDEALAAQPDILAKIKDGKVQAAGAVIGAVMKAMKGQADAARVRELVLERAAQ; encoded by the coding sequence ATGGCCACCGCCAAGCTCATGGACTTCGACAAGGCGCTCGAGCTGTTCGAGCCCGTGCTCGGGTTCGAGGTGCACGTCGAGTTGAACACGAACACGAAGATGTTCTCCGATGCGCCGAACCCGGCCAACGAGCTGTACCACGCGGCCGAGCCCAACACGCTCATCGCGCCGGTCGACCTCGGCCTGCCCGGATCGCTGCCGGTCGTGAACGAGACCGCCATCCGCTCGTCGATCAGCCTCGGCCTCGCGCTCGGCTGCTCGATCGCGGCGTCGAGCCGGTTCGCGCGGAAGAACTACTTCTACCCTGATCTCGGCAAGAACTACCAGATCTCCCAGTACGACGAGCCGATCGCCTTCGAGGGATCGGTCGAGGTCGAGCTCGAAGACGGCACCATCATCCAGGTGCCGATCGAGCGCGCGCACATGGAGGAGGATGCCGGCAAGCTCACCCACATGGGTGGTTCCACCGGCCGCATCCAGGGAGCCGAGTACTCGCTCGTCGACTACAACCGCGCAGGCGTCCCCCTCGTCGAGATCGTGACGAAGACCATCTTCGACACCGAGCACCGCGCTCCCGAGGTCGCGAAGGCGTACGTCGCCGCGATCCGTGACATCGTGCGCGGACTGGGCATCTCCGAGGCGCGTCTCGAACGCGGCAACCTCCGGTGCGACGCGAACGTGTCGCTGCGTCCCCGCGGCGCCGAGAAGCTGGGTACGCGCACCGAGACGAAGAACGTCAACTCGATGCGCTCCGTCGAGCGTGCGGTCCGCTACGAGATCCAGCGCCAGGCGCAGATCCTCGCCGACGGCGGGACGATCACGCAGGAGACCCGCCACTGGCACGAGGACACCGGCACGACCTCGCCGGGGCGTCCGAAGTCGGATGCCGACGACTACCGCTACTTCCCCGAGCCCGACCTGCTCCCGGTCGAGCCGGCGCCTGAGCTCATCGAGGAACTGCGAGCGGCCCTGCCCGAGCAGCCGGTCGCCCGGCGCCGCCGGCTGATGGCGGAGTGGGGCTTCACCGACCTGGAGTTCCAGGACGTGCGCAACGGCGGCCTCGTCGAGGTCGTCGAGGCGACCGTCGCGGCGGGCGCGACCCCGGCGACCGCCCGCAAGTGGTGGACGGGTGAGATCACGCGTCTCGCGAACGCGCAGGAGAAGGACGCGACCGAGCTCGTGTCGCCCGAGAACGTCGCCGCACTCCAGAAGCTCGTCGACGCGGGAACGCTCACCGACAAGCTCGCTCGCCAGGTGCTCGAGGGCGTCATCGCGGGCGAAGGCACACCGCAGGAGATCGTCGATGCACGGGGTCTCGCTGTCGTCTCCGACGACGGAGCGCTGATCGCGGCGATCGACGAGGCCCTCGCCGCGCAGCCTGACATCCTCGCGAAGATCAAGGACGGCAAGGTGCAGGCGGCCGGTGCGGTCATCGGCGCCGTCATGAAGGCGATGAAGGGCCAGGCCGACGCCGCGCGCGTGCGCGAGCTGGTGCTGGAGCGCGCCGCGCAATGA
- the gatA gene encoding Asp-tRNA(Asn)/Glu-tRNA(Gln) amidotransferase subunit GatA yields MSDIIRLTAAELADKLAAREISSVEATQAHLDRIAAVDGDVHAFLHVNEGAIAAASEIDARRAAGEQLGPIAGVPLAIKDVLVTTDQPTTSGSRILEGYRSPYDATVVARSRAAGLVPLGKTNMDEFAMGSSTEHSAYGPTRNPWDLDRIPGGSGGGSAAAVAAFEAPLALGSDTGGSIRQPAHVTGTVGVKPTYGGVSRYGAIALASSLDQVGPVTRTVLDAGLLHDAIGGHDPKDSTSLTDAWPSFADAAREGARGDVLKGLKVGVIRELPDSGFQPGVAESFRSALALMEAQGAEIVEIGAPHFEYGVAAYYLILPAEASSNLAKFDSVRFGLRVTPDGNPTVEDVMSATRDAGFGDEVKRRIILGTYALSAGYYDAYYGSAQKVRTLIQQDFANAFAEVDVIATPSAPTTAFKLGEKIDDPLQMYLNDITTIPVNLAGVPGISIPSGLASDDGLPVGIQFIAPAREDARLYKVGAALETVLLDSWGAPLLTRAPQLAGGNR; encoded by the coding sequence GTGAGCGACATCATCCGCCTGACCGCCGCAGAGCTCGCCGACAAGCTCGCCGCGCGCGAGATCTCGAGCGTCGAGGCCACTCAGGCGCATCTCGACCGGATCGCGGCGGTCGACGGCGACGTCCATGCCTTCCTGCACGTGAACGAGGGCGCGATCGCCGCTGCCTCCGAGATCGACGCCCGTCGCGCGGCGGGGGAGCAGCTCGGACCCATCGCCGGCGTCCCGCTCGCCATCAAGGACGTCCTGGTCACCACCGACCAGCCGACCACCAGCGGCTCGCGCATCCTCGAGGGCTACCGCTCGCCGTACGACGCCACGGTCGTCGCGCGTTCACGGGCTGCGGGCCTCGTTCCGCTCGGAAAGACCAACATGGACGAGTTCGCCATGGGTTCGTCGACCGAGCACTCCGCGTACGGGCCGACGCGCAACCCCTGGGATCTCGACCGGATCCCCGGTGGATCCGGCGGTGGTTCCGCCGCTGCCGTCGCCGCCTTCGAGGCGCCTCTCGCGCTGGGCTCCGACACCGGAGGCTCGATCCGGCAGCCGGCCCATGTCACGGGAACGGTCGGGGTGAAGCCGACCTACGGCGGTGTGAGCCGCTACGGCGCCATCGCGCTGGCGTCGAGCCTCGACCAGGTCGGTCCCGTCACCCGCACCGTGCTCGACGCGGGTCTGCTGCACGACGCGATCGGCGGTCATGACCCGAAGGATTCCACCTCGCTCACCGACGCCTGGCCGTCGTTCGCCGATGCCGCCCGCGAGGGTGCCCGGGGCGATGTCCTCAAGGGACTCAAGGTCGGCGTCATCCGCGAGCTCCCCGACAGCGGGTTCCAGCCCGGCGTCGCGGAGTCCTTCCGCAGCGCGCTGGCGCTCATGGAGGCCCAGGGCGCGGAGATCGTCGAAATCGGCGCACCGCACTTCGAGTACGGCGTGGCGGCGTACTACCTGATCCTCCCCGCGGAGGCGTCGAGCAACCTGGCGAAGTTCGATTCCGTGCGCTTCGGGCTGCGTGTCACGCCGGACGGCAACCCCACGGTCGAGGACGTCATGTCCGCGACGCGCGACGCCGGATTCGGCGATGAGGTGAAGCGTCGGATCATCCTCGGCACGTACGCGCTCTCGGCGGGGTACTACGACGCCTACTACGGCAGCGCGCAGAAGGTGCGCACTCTCATCCAGCAGGACTTCGCCAACGCCTTCGCCGAGGTCGACGTCATCGCGACCCCTTCGGCGCCCACGACGGCGTTCAAGCTGGGGGAGAAGATCGACGACCCGCTGCAGATGTACCTCAACGACATCACGACGATCCCGGTGAACCTCGCCGGCGTCCCGGGCATCTCGATCCCCAGCGGTCTCGCGTCGGACGACGGCCTCCCCGTCGGCATCCAGTTCATCGCCCCTGCGCGTGAGGATGCCCGCCTGTACAAGGTCGGCGCCGCGCTCGAGACCGTGCTGCTCGACTCCTGGGGGGCTCCGCTCCTCACCCGTGCACCCCAGCTCGCAGGAGGGAACCGCTGA
- the gatC gene encoding Asp-tRNA(Asn)/Glu-tRNA(Gln) amidotransferase subunit GatC, protein MSEITPDLVRHLGVLARIQLNDDEVTLLTGQLDAIVDNIAKVSEVATADVAATSHPIPLSNVFRPDEVGQTLTHEQVLQNAPDQADGRFRVTAILGEEQ, encoded by the coding sequence GTGTCTGAAATCACCCCTGATCTTGTGCGCCATCTCGGCGTGCTCGCGCGCATCCAGCTGAACGACGACGAGGTGACGCTGCTCACGGGCCAGCTCGACGCCATCGTCGACAACATCGCCAAGGTGTCGGAGGTCGCGACGGCCGACGTCGCCGCGACCAGCCACCCGATCCCTCTGAGCAACGTCTTCCGACCCGACGAGGTCGGGCAGACGCTCACGCACGAGCAGGTGCTCCAGAACGCGCCGGACCAGGCCGACGGCCGGTTCCGCGTCACCGCGATCCTGGGAGAAGAGCAGTGA